The following nucleotide sequence is from Corylus avellana chromosome ca7, CavTom2PMs-1.0.
ATCGGACGACAAGCTCATAAAGCTTTGGGATTGGGAGAAGGGTTGGGTGTGCAGTCAGACCTTTGAAGGGCATTCACATTATGTGATGCAAGTTGCATTTAATCCAAAAGACAACCTTACTTTTGCAACCTCATCACTTGATGGCACCATAAAGGtattttattttagatatttcaaataattatatatgcatttaattgaaatagttacatctttcaaatttcaaaagagATTAATATGTTATTTAATGTgtcaattaaatttgatttggtGGTTACAAATTGTGACCGTTGGATCAAGTGATTTTAGACTGTCCAAATCACTATAATGTAAAGACACACAAGCATGGATTGGGATCtcctacaatttctttaaaattgtagattctcaaattacgtGATTTAGACTGTTTTTAGGTATCAAAAcgtttgaaaaatgttacctattaaaaatatgGCATATTATCGAGATaactaaaaaacaaattccTCCCAAAAGCTTATTCTTCATAAAATCGAAAGACAATTTTTAGGTCAAatcttttttacaacatagagagTAAAAGAAcgtgatgaaaatatactcaattctcaactgaaatatatcacatttttaataggtgacaCTTTCAAGCGatgcctaaaaatgaccaaaattatataatttgagaatctacaattttaaagaaattgtagagCCAAGCATGCATATAGCTTTCTCTTTTATCttctacaaattttttttgcgCAATTCTCATTTTAAGGGTATTTCAATTCACTCTAGAAAAATGACTACATTTTATCCTAGCAACAGTTTGTAAAAACCCTTTAGCACTTTAGAAATTGGACAAAATATGTTCTAAAGATACCGTCATTTGGGTTGAGCCTTGAAGTTCAAATTTCTTGTTTCTTGCCTTCATAATTTTCCCTATGTTATTCCATTATTTTGGGTGTGTTAATTACAATTTGGTAATGGCTCCCCTTCCTTATAGGCATGGAATCTTCACTCTCCTACTCCAAATTGTACATTAGAGGGCCATTTGAATGGTGTCAACTGCGTTGATTACTTCACAGGTGGTGATGAACCAAAATTAGTAACTGGTTCTGATGATTTTACTGCTAAGGTTTGCAACACTTTCACCCTTCTTTTCCAGCTATATATGCAGAGATGTTTCATATGCTTGTGCCCTTGGTGGGTAACAATTTCAATGTACTAATTTGAATAATTCTATAAGAATAGGTGTGGGACTATCATGGCAAAACTTGTCTGCAAACTCTAGAAGGCCACAAGCACAATGTGACATCAATTTGTGCTCATCCAGAGCTTCCCATAATTATTACAGGCTCTGAGGATGGGACTATTTGCATATGGGATACAACCACCTATAGGTAACATTTTGTATGATGCGTATATAGATGCTTCCTTCTATTGTTGTAGAATTTTGTATAAACTTTAAAATAGGAGAAGAAAAGTGAAagtaaagagaagaaaagaagctaGTTCGGTTTTAAAGTaaggctggcaattttgacacgactcgTGAACCTTTGAGTTTGATctaaacgggtttgggtcataatcGGGTCAACCCTTTTATGACCCGtttatttccgtttaaaaaaaaaaaaaacaaaaaa
It contains:
- the LOC132188485 gene encoding coatomer subunit beta'-1-like — translated: MSVSLKIEKEYVQNSERVKSVDFHPSEPWILASLYSGTLCIWNYQSQTLEKSFKLTESPVRSAKFIARKQWIVAGGDDKFIRVYNYETQEKIKEFEAHEDYIRCVAVHPTLPYVLSASDDKLIKLWDWEKGWVCSQTFEGHSHYVMQVAFNPKDNLTFATSSLDGTIKAWNLHSPTPNCTLEGHLNGVNCVDYFTGGDEPKLVTGSDDFTAKVWDYHGKTCLQTLEGHKHNVTSICAHPELPIIITGSEDGTICIWDTTTYRLENTLNYDLGRV